The DNA segment GATGGAAATCAATCGACGAGTGCAAATGCAGAAGCGTGCTTGACTGTGAGACAGACAAGTCGAACAGGGACGAAAGTCGGGATTAGTGATCCGGCGGTGCCGAATGGAAGGGCCGTCGCTCAACGGATAAAAGCTACCCTGGGGATAACAGGCTGATCTCGCCCAAGAGTTCACATCGACGGCGAGGTTTGGCACCTCGATGTCGGCTCATCGCATCCTGGAGCTGAATTCGGTTCCAAGGGTTGGGCTGTCCGCCCATTAAAGCGGTACGCGAGCTGGGTTCAGAACGTCGTGAGACAGTTCGGTCCCTATCTGTTGTGGGCGTTGGAGATCTGAGGAGAGCTGTCCTTAGTACGAGAGGACCGGGATGGACCTACCGCTGGTGCACCAGTTGTTCCGCCAGGAGCATAGCTGGGTAGCTAAGTAGGGAAGGGATAAGCGCTGAAAGCATCTAAGCGCGAAGCCTACTCCAAGATGAGATCTCCCATTCGTCAAACGAAGTAAGACCCCTTGAAGACGACGAGGTAGATAGGTCAGAGATGGAAGTGTAGCGATACATGGAGTTGACTGATACTAATAGGTCGAGGACTTAATCACAAAGAAACAAGTCAACTGTTATTCAGTTTTGAGGGAACGACCTCAAAGAGATCTGGTGGCGATAGCGATGTGGACACACCTGTACTCATCCCGAACACAGAAGTTAAGCATATCAGCGGCGACAATATCTGGACAAGCTCCAGTGAAGATAGCACGCTGCCAGGTAAAGTGACTCATCCTTGGATGGGTCTTTTTTTAAAGATTAAGACAGATCCACTATTCTATATGATTGGGTCTTTTTTCAACAGATTATGAAAGGCTTTAGTATCCCATATGATTCTGTATATTGAAATTCGCCATATATAAGCAATATGCTTTGTATACTTTACTTTGCAATCGAAGTACTGCATACTAAGGGCCATTATTACCTGAAAATGCAGCCACCGTAAGGCTCTGCAATTAGTGGCAGTGAATTTGCTCATTTAAAAAATTGGTATATATTTGATGTTCCTTATATAATAGATGCAACTGATATAGAGGCAAACGAAAAAAAAGAAATGCTCAATCGGCAAGGAATGATTGTTTTACTGGTATAAAATACGAAAGAATGGTAAAATTCTCTAGTATGTGAAGGGAGGAATTTTATGCAGGATGTACTTCAGGATGTATTTCATGACGCACTTCCAATGATACCGTTTCTATTTCTTACGTATCTGCTCATGGAATACCTGGAACATAAGAGCAATGACCGTTTCCAGAAGCACTTAGAATCCGCAAGAGCACTGGGCCCGCTGATTGGCGGTGTACTGGGCATTGTACCGCAGTGTGGATTCTCTGTACTGGCAAGTGGTTTGTATATGAATCGTTCCATATCTTTGGGAACACTGATTGCAGTTTTTATATCTACAAGTGATGAGGCAATTCCTATATTGGTGGCGCAACCAAAGCAGATCAATATCCTGCTGTCTGTCATCGCAGTGAAGCTGGTGCTTGCTGTTCTTGTCGGATATCTGGTGGATATCTTAGTCCGTGGTCACCGGCTAAAGGAAAATCATCCGCTGCACAATATCCATGCAGAATGTGAAAAGGAAGCTATAGAGGAGCATCATTCTATTTTCTATATAGCATTAGTGCGTACAATAAAAATATTTATCTTCGTCTTTGTTGTGAATTTTGCACTGTCTGTCTTCATTTATTATATAGGTGAGGACACCCTGCGTACCATACTTGCACAAGGGTCTTATCTGCAGCCAGTACTGGCAGCCTTTGCCGGCTTTATCCCGAATTGCGCAGCCAGTGTCATTCTGGCACAGCTGTTTATGGATGGTGTACTCTCCTTCGGGGCACTTACCGCCGGTCTGATTACAAGCGCCGGCCTGGGACTTCTCGTATTGCTGCGCATGTATGATAATAAAAGAGATATCCTTCGAATCTTCGCAATACTTTTTGTGACAGCGGTTATCAGCGGCGTTGTATTGCAGCTGTTTTAGGCTAAGGAACCATCCTGGCCTTCTTTTTTTCATTTGGAAAGTATAGTATAATAATCATAAGAGGGGTGCAGACTATGGATTACAAGGAAGAATTTATGCAGCTGCTGGATCAAAACAGGCTGGAGGATGCGCGTATATTACTGGAACAGCATCAACTGTATGCGACAGAGGAGCCATTCTATTATGGAAATATGGGGTGGATATTAAACCATATGGAGCGCTATCAGGAAGCAGAGATATATTTACGAAAGGGTCTTGTCTATTTTCCGGAGGATGGCTGGATGTATAGTCAGCTAGGCTTTTCGCTAGATCGGCAGGGGGAAAGCGATGATGGCTTAAAGGCTTTGGAAAAGGCGCTGGAGCTGGGCTTTGATGAGCCATGGCTGCATGGTGAAATTGGATGGTGCTATAAGCAGCAGGGAAATTTTGAAAAGGCAATAACATACTTTGAAAATGGTCTTATGGACGACACACGCAATGTCTGGCTGTTATCACAGGCTGCAGAGGCGTATTATCATGCCGGAGATAAGAAAACAGCAGAGGATTATTATTTAAAAAGCTATCATATTCTGCCGGATGAGGATGCACGCTTTGACTTGGCAAGGTTTTATAAGGCATGCGGGGAATATGATAAGGAAATCAATATTTTGCAGGAAATCCAGCATCCACATTATCAGGATTGGAAGGAGTATGAGCTTGGTTATGCGTATTCACAGAAGAATGAACCGCAGGAAGCACTTCTTCATCTCTTGAAGGCACTAGAGCTGGGAAGGGATGATACCAGCGAGCGCACCCTGCTCGGTGATGTTTACCGTTCCCTTAATAGGATCAAAGAATCGGATGAGCAATACAATACAGCACTGGAGTATTTTGAAAAGGCTGTACAAAAGGAAACAGATACCTACTGGATCTATCAGGAAATGATTTGGATTGCGCACAAGCAGCAGGATATGAAAAAGAAGCTGCGCTATCTGGATCGTGCCAGTGTGAATAAAAAGGATGATCTATGGCTCATGTTTCACTATGCCCGATGCTACAGCGATTTGCATGAATATGAAAAAGCTATTGAGGCCTGCCAGTTTTGTCTGTCTCATGGAGAGGAAGGCCGGGAAATGTATGATTTGTATGCATGGAATCTGGGGCGGAATCATGAGGCGGAGAAAGCAATCGAAATTTTAAATGAGCGTATAAATCGCCATGGAAGTGATGCATGGAATTTCAGCGAGCTGGGCTGGAATTATACACAGCTGCAAAAATATGAGGAGGCAGCCCGCTGTTTTAAAAAGGCATATGATTTGGAGCCGAAGAATCCGTTATACAGCTCCATGCTGGGCTGGTGTCATTTGCGTATGAATCATTTGGATGCCGCATTGTCGTATCTGCTGGAGGCACAGCAGCTGGGAAGAAATGACGGATGGCTGCATTCTGCGTTTGGGGAGCTGTATACAGAAACAAAGAAATACGAGCAGGCACTTACGCATTATGAGAAGGCGTTAGAGCTGGGATATAACGAGAAGTGGATCGAAAAGGAGATATCACATCTGCTCAGGCTGCTGGGGGGACAAAAGGAACAGGCATAGGTACAGGAGGTTCGCATATGTGTGGAAGATATTTTTTTGAATTGAGAGAATTGCCGGAATTCGCAAGGCTGAAGCGAAAAATTGAACAGCAGGCACTCTTCGAGTATGCAAGAGAGGAGGTTTTTCCCGGTAATGACGCACTGGTGCTTGTCAGCGGTGAGGACGGATATGCACTGGATGTCATGCATTGGGGAATCCAGGGCCCTTATGGGAAGCTGATCAATGCCAGAAGTGAGGGAATCGATAAGAAAAAAACCTTTCGTTCCATGCTTTCACAGAAATGTCTGATTCCATGCAATGGGTTTTATGAATGGGTCAAGGTTGGAAAGCAAAAGCAGAAAATTTTGATTCAGCGAGAGGATGTACCTTTGTTTTATCTGGCAGGTATTTTTAATGAACAAAAGGAATTTGTAATCGTGACAGGTGAATCTCATGGTTTGATGAAGGAGGTGCATGACCGCACTCCTATCCTGATGTTTGAGGATCAGATTCCTTTATATCTACAGGATGAACTGGAATTTCAGGTCGATAATGAGCGTCTGACATTTACAGCGGTGGATAAGGCGGGAAAAGGAGCCGTAAAGAAAGAAAAAAAGCAGCTGTCGCTGTTTGATGAGGATGAGGAATGAAGCAGGTCAGGATTCTGTCATCGGCTTTTTTCCTGTTCCTGCTCTGGTGGCTGCTTGCAGTATGGATGGACAATGATTTTATTATACCCTATCCGCTGGATGTATTTCGCCTGATGATTGCACAGCTGCAATCCATAACGTTTTATCAAAGCACCCTGGTGACGCTGATACGTTCATGGGGAGGGCTTGCGGCAGCTTTTATTCTTGCGGCAGGCTGTGCTTATCTATCGTATCGGGTTCATATCTTTCACGATCTGTTTTATCCTGTTCTTCTGCTTACCCGCAGTGTTCCCAACATTTCCTATATCATTGTTATTCTTTTATGGTTTGGTTCGGAAAGCAGTGCTGCCATTGTCAGCTTTCTGATCATCTTTCCAACGATTTACAGCAGCTTATTCAGTGGTTTACAGCATATGGATGAAAATCTAAAAAAGGTGATTCAGCTGTATCCGGAAGGGCGTTTGTATCTGCTTCGCCGTGTCTATATTCCACTTCTATCCTCATCCATACAGGCATCGCTGTCGAATGGGATTTCTCTGACCTTTAAGGTAGGCGTTATGTCAGAAATCATGGGACAGGTACAGATGGGAATCGGACGTCAAATGAATATATGCCGTTTAACCTCAGATATGACCGGTGTATTCGCATGGACTGGCTGGATCATTCTGATTTTGCTGTTTATGGATGCAGTACTGCATGTTGCGGCGGGGCATAAGATATGAGGAAGGATGAACATGCAGTGCAGCTTCGTAAAGCCCGAATGGCAGATGCAGCAGCCATACAGAAGCTGAATGAGGAGGTATTGGGCTATGCCTGCTCATTAGAGGATACAAGGCGGCAGCTGGCTTGTCTGCTTGAAATGAAGCAGCACTGTATCATTGTTGCTGTAGCTGAACACAGGGTTGTCGGCTATGTTCATGCACAGGATTATGAGCTTTTATATTCCTTACCTATGAAGGATATACTGGGGATTGCTGTACATCCTGCCTTCCAGCAGCAGGGAGTCGGCAGCAGTCTATTGCATAGCATAGAGCGCTGGGCAAGGGATAGCAATGCCTGCATGGTTCGGCTGGTATCCGGTGAACAGCGGAAACAGGCACATGCATTTTATGAGAGAAACGGTTATGTATGTGAAAAGCGTCAGATGAATTTTAAAAAATATATATAAAAAGCCTTCGTTTTCTATCCGTCATATAGCATAATTATGCACGGATCGTACGAAAGCCTTTTTTTATTTACTGCTTCTTTATCACAGGGGATACTTTTTTATAGGATAGAAAGACAACGATGCTGCAAAGGATGCCCTTCAGCAGATTAAACGGGGTGGTAGCCATCAGAACAAGTGCCAGCAGACCGTTGATATTTGGATTTACTGCATGACCGGCTGCGATAATCTGATCAAGTGGCCAGTTCATAAAAAAGGCATACGCCGGCAGCATAACAAAATAATTTAACAGACCGCCCAGAACGGTCATACAGATTGTACCTGTAATCAATCCATATAATGCGTGCTTTCTTGTTTTCTCTCTTTGATACATGAGGGTAGCCGGTAGTACAAAGGCAAGTCCAATCAGAAAGTTGGTAAGCTCTCCAACTCCCATAGTTATGGTTCCGCCGATAATCAGATTCAAAGCGATTTTCAATGCTTCAATGCAGACGGCAGCCCATGGGCCAAGGGCGAATCCTCCAATCAATACGATGACCTCATCAAATCCCAGCTTGTAAAATGCAGGGGCAAAGGGGAGAGGGATTTCAAACATCATGACCAGAAAGGCCAGGGCTCCCAGTATGCTGATTTTGGCGATGGTGTGAACACTCATCCTGCTTTTTGTTGAAACATATGCTGACATATACGATTCCTCCTGTCTCTGTCAGCCTTTTTTCAAAAGAAAAAAGGTTTTCAACAAAAACCTTTAGGGACATATCGAAAAAACTTTAACTTCTTTCATCCAGACTATACTGTCGCCACCGGAGTTTCACACGGTTCCTGCCTTTCGGCTTGCGGGGTTTACCGCCGATTGGGAATTTCACCCGACCCTGAAGTTTTTGTCGGGTATATCATAGCAGTCTTTTTGCAATTCGTCAACCAATATGCCTTATGCTGACAGGCATAAATAAACAGGAATCCATACAAACATGGGCTTTTTGTGTGATATTGTCGTAAAAGCACGGGAGGCGTGGAAATCGGAATTAGAACGTGATATAATATGTCACAATCGAAGGGAGTTTTGAGATATGAAATGGTTTCAGAATTTTATGCGTGGAAGAACAGGAGTGGATCAGCTGTCTTTTGCGATACTGATTCTGTATTTTGTAATCACCATTGTGGGTACCGCTTTCCGCATTCCATATATCACTTATGTGGCGTTGCTGCTGATCGTATGGTGTTGGTTTCGTATTCTGAGTAAAAATACGTATAAGCGGGCACAGGAAAATGCAAAATTTATGGGTAAAATTTATCCGATTCAGAATACATGGAGAACGAAGAAGCGTGAATTTCAGGATCGTAAGACTCATAAATATTATAACTGTCCAAACTGCAAGCAGCGCTTGCGTGTACCAAAGGGGAGAGGTACCATTACGATCACCTGTCCGAAATGTAAGACAAAATTTGATAAGCGTACGTAAAAGTACTGCCAAAAGGGTCCCTGTCCATAGCCTCAATAAAGGTAACGGACGAGGACTTCCCATGGCAGTTTTTTTATGAATCAGCGTATGTCCCTTGTCGAGCTTTTCAACTTCTTACCCTGCATCACGATATAGAAAAAACGCCATATCGGCGTTTTTGTTTTTTTACTTCACTTCATCCTGCACGCGTTCACGGTAATACTGACGGCGCTCATGCGGCTTCAGACCTTTTTTGCGTAAACGGATGCTGTCCGGCGTTATCTCCACCAGCTCATCGTCATTGATCCATTCCAGAGCTTCCTCTAGTGACATTTCTCTAGGAGGCGTTAGACGCATCGCTTCATCGTTTCCACTAGAACGTATTGCAGTCAGCTTCTTGTTCTTCAGCGGATTGACATCCATATCCACATTACGTGCAGATTCACCGATGATCATACCCTCATATACCTCTGTCTGTGGAGAGATAAAGAGAGTACCGCGCTCCTGCAGATTCCACAGGGCGTAGGTCATCGCACTTCCGGTTTCCGTAGAAATCATGGCGCCATTGGAACGCTGCGTAATTTCACCCTTGTATGGCGTATAGCCCTTGATACGGCGAACGAGAGTACCTTCTCCACGGGTATCATTGATAAATTCACTGCGATATCCCAGCAGTCCTCGGGTTGGTGCTTCATAGGTGATACGGCAGTAGCCGTTTTCTTCCACCATGTCCACCATGACACCCTTTCTTAGATTCAGCTTGTTGATGATAGTTCCGCTGTATTCCTCCGGAGCCAGAGCAACAACCTCCTCTACCGGCTCTACCGTCTTTCCGTTTTCATCCTTATGCAGAATGACCTCCGGCTTACTAACCGCAACCTCATAGCCTTCCCGGCGCATCTGTTCCAGCAGGACAGAGATATGTAATTCCCCGCGTCCGCTGACCTTGAAGCAGTCACCGCTGTCGGTTGGTTCAACCTTTAATCCAACATTGACTTCCAGCTCCTTTTCCAGACGCTCCTTCAGGTTTCGTGAGGTCACATATTTTCCGCTCTTACCGGCAAATGGTGATTTGTTGACGATAAAATTCATACTCAGGGTAGGCTCTTCGATATGAATACTTTCCAGCGGCATGATATGATCCTTTTCGCACAGCGTTTCACCGATCATGATATCCGGAATACCTGCGATTACCACGATATCACCGCTTCTTGCTTCCTTCACGGAAACACGGCTCAACCCGCGGTATACGAAAATTTGCGAGGTCGTGTTCGTACGCTCATGTCCAAAGGAATCACAGATAACAACACTCTGCTGTGCCTTTAACACACCCTGATAGATACGGCCGATTCCCAGACGCCCAATGTACTCATCGTAACCAAGGGCACTGATCTGCATCTGAAGCGGTTCCTCATCGAGATCCGGATATGCTTCACAATGCTTCAGAATCGTTTTGAACAGCGGTTCAATGGAATCACTTGGCGTATCCATATCATACTGTACGATTCCCTGCTTGGCGATACCATACAGGATTGGAAAATCAAGCTGTGCATCCGTGGCATTCAAATCCAGGAACAGCTCATACACCTCATCCACAACCTCCTGCGGACGGGCATCCTTTTTATCGATCTTGTTGATCAACAGAATCGGGCGAAGACCCATTTCCAGAGACTTGCTTAATACAAAGCGTGTCTGCGGCATCGGACCCTCACTGGAATCCACCAGCAGAATAACAGCATCAACGGTCTTAATGATACGTTCTACTTCACTGGAGAAATCCGCATGTCCAGGAGTATCTACAATATTGATTTTTACACCATCATGGATTACACTGCAGTTCTTGGAATAGATGGTGATACCACGTTCCCGTTCCAGATCATTGCTGTCCATAACACAGTCGACAACTTCTTCATTGCTGCGAAATACATCACTCTGACGAAGGAAGGCATCTACCAGAGTAGACTTTCCTGCATCGACGTGGGCAATGACCGCGATATTTATAATCTTTTCTTTTTCATTCATATTCAATTCCACCTTTTAGACCAACTATAATGATAATACGAAATCGAGGGAATTACAATTTTTTTCGCATAATAATGCATTATTTTCGCCTGTTTTTCCATATACTTGAAGGAGCAGGTGATAATTCATGAATGTAAGACGTATTGTATGCCCTTTCCTGTGTCTGCTGCTTTTATGCGGCTGTAATAGGAAGGAGCTGGATGAGAACAGAAATCCAAATCAGGAGATTGGAACGACCGTACAGGATATTCAATATAAGGATACCTATCTGGAAAGTATTATGTATCCGCAAACAGACATTGCCAAGCTGGATAAAAAAATCAAGGATATCGTAGACAGTTATCAAAAGCGTTTCCTGACTGCTGTTAAGCCATATAAGGAAAAACGAAAGGCGGAGTTTAATATCACCTGGCAGTCCTTCTATAAGGATGAGCGCTATGTTTCGATTAAGCTGATGATTTATCAATGCATCTACCAGAAGCAGGAGTTTGTGGAAACCATCGTGTATGATACAAAGAAGCAGGATTTTATCCATCTGTATGATATTTTTGATGCGAACAGGATTCAGGAGCTGTCCGCTAAGGCATCCGATTATTTTCAGAAGCGGTTCCCTTCGGAATGTGATAATGACCGCTTCCGCTCCCATATATCGGCAGTGGAGGAAAATTTCGACCGGTTTGTATTAAAAAAGGACAGAATGGTGTTTTATTTTCCTCAGGGTACGTTGTTTGATGAGGCAGCGAGCTTTGAGTGTGGCTATGATGTCTTCAAGGATGCGATGGATTTGAAGAAGGAAGCTCAGCAGACGATTGTTCCCTATGAGGATATTTTAAATGAGCCGGTAAAAAATATTGACCCGAAAAAGCCGATGATTGCGCTTACCTTCGATGACGGCCCAAGCAAGCGCTATACGCCTGCAATTCTGGATGTATTAAAGGAGTACGGAGCCAGTGCAACCTTCTTTGTCCTTGGCAGCAATGCGGATAATTTTCCGGATATCCTGCAGCGGATGGTGCTGGAGGGGAATGAAATCGGAAATCATACGTATTCGCATAAGCAGCTGACCACACTGTCAAAGGAAAATATAGAGGAGGAGATCATAGCGACGCAGGAATCCATTTATGATATTACCCACCGGTATCCGGATGTGATCCGGCCGCCCTATGGCAGTAAAAATAAGACGGTTATGGAATGTGCAAAGGGTAAGCGCATCGTGACCTGGTCACTGGATACCAGAGACTGGCATGACCGTGATGCGAAGGTCGTAGTGGAGCGCGTGCTTGAGCAGGTACAGGATGGAGATATTATCTTAATGCACGATTTGTATGCATCAACCGCAGCTGCAGTTTCAGAGCTGGTTCCACGCCTGCAGGAAAAGGGGTATCAGCTGGTAACGGTGTCAGATCTGTATACCTACAGCAAGCATGTGCGCCATTCCTGATTAAAGCAGGAAGCAGAAGGAGCAGAGCCATCGTAAGTGCATTTCCGCATGCGTATCAATCTAGCAGATGCTTTGCTTTATTAAGTATGCGTGTGCTTTATGTGTGAGTTATATGAAGCTTTATACACCCAAAATCAGCGGTATGCATATGGTACAGGCAGGGGAGGATTACAGATGTGCCGGTTGTAAAATCCGGAGAAATTCAGGTAATTCAGGAAAACAATCACCATGAAAACACAGCAGTTTCAGCAGGGAAGATCAGCGTATACGCAGCTGGTCTTTTTCATTTCTTTTCAGAAAGAAAAAAACACAAGGCTTTCAAATCTGTTTTATATATGGTATAATATACAAAAGAGAAAGCTGGGAATATATGAATTTTCTTGTGATATCCCCGCAATTTCCTGCGACAAACTGGAACTTCTGCGACCGATTGAAGCTCAACGGTATCAATACCCTGGGAATCGGTTATGTACCGTATGAGGAATTGCGGATCGAGGTCAGACATGCTTTGCAGGATTATATACAAATACAACAATCCCAATCATATGATGCTATGTTGCGTGCGGCAGCGTTTTTCATATATCGCTATGGCAGACTTCACGGCATAGAATCCTTTCAGGAGGCGAATTGCTTTGTGGATGCACGGCTGCGAACAGATTTTCATGTTACCAGCGGCAGCAGGATTAGTGAAGTGCAGCGGTATCTGGACATCGGTACACGGCGGGCATGGATGAAGGCTTGCGGTCTTCCTTTATTTCCGGCACAGCGTGCTGTCTCCAGGCAGCAGCTGATGCGGCTGATGGAGTCTGCAACGTCAATCTCTCTGTATACACCAGAGCAGGAACGACTGCGAGTATATCAGGATAAAGATAAGCTGCTACAGGCAGTCAATCTGTGTCACGACATGCTGCTGCCAGCGGAAAAGGAACCCCTTTATGTATGGGAGGCACTGCTGGATCATCAGGGGAATATCAGAATAGAGGCGATGCAATGCAATGGATTGGTTATACGGAAAGAGGAGAAAAAAGAGCTGTCAGTATTTGCTGAACAGGCATGTCTGCGCCTGACAAAAGCGGGATGGAGCTGCAGCTTTGTGCATATGCTGCTGGTAAAGCAACAAAACAGCTGGGCAGTCCTAGATATTCACACCGGCGCGGATTGCTGTCATCTGTTGCATGAAACACAGGATATATACCAGCTGTGGGCTGATTGCATATGTGAAGAAATGGAACAGGCATTAGACACACAGGAGCATTGAAGTGATGATGAGCGATAACAAGGAGGGTATGTTTATGAAAGTGGAGTATTATAAGGAATTTAGCCATGAGCTGAATCGGGACATGGAATTTAAGGTGTTTGGACACGCAGGGGTTCCCTGCCTGGTATTTCCGGCACAGGATGGACGCTTTTATGATTTTGAAAACTTCGGTATGATCGATGCCGCACATGAATATGTGGATGCCGGCAGAATTATGTTTTTCTGCTGTGACAGTATAGATCATGAAACATGGAGCTTTGAAGCTGGAAATCCGAGAGAACGTATTGAACAGCACGAACGCTATTATCATTACATTATTGATGAACTGGTGCCCCGCATACAGGAAATCAGTGTCTATGCCAACGGCGGCAAGGATGGACAGGGGATGATGACCTGCGGCTGCAGTCTGGGAGCCTTTCATGCATTGAACTTCTTCCTGCGCAGACCGGACTTGTTTAACCGTGTGTTATCAATGAGCGGGCTGTATCATGCGGACTACTTCTTCCATGATTATCATGATGAGCTGACCTACCGCAATTCTCCAAGTGATTATCTGCCAAATACGCCTTGTGATCATCCGTATATGGAGCTGTATCGCAATTCGGAAATCGTTTTATGCTGCGGACAGGGGGCCTGGGAGCAGGAAATGGAAAACAGCATGCATCAGATGGAAGCGATTTTTGCAGAAAAGCATATTGATGCATGGATTGATTATTGGGGATATGATGTTTCCCATGACTGGTACTGGTGGAAGAAACAAATCGATTATTTTCTGCAGTTTATGGTATAAGGGTCTGAATTTCAGATCCTTTTTTAATTAGGAAGCCATATTGCTTAATAGAAAGCCTGCATAGAAATCGGACAAATGATGTTCGTAATGCGTCATGAAAGCGTTACGCTACGGATGTGGTATATACTATTAGATATATATCTAATATATGGATTGACAATTATCTACTGTAGTTGTATTATATATATATCTAATAAAGGAGATAGATATACATGGAACAAGGATACCGTCAGATATTTAAGCAGAAAGAATATATGAAAATGACAGGGGCGAACTTTATCAACCGTTTGGGTGATTCGATTGATATGATTGCATTTACCTGGCTTGTCTATGAGCTGACAGGCTCTGCCAGCTGGTCTGCCGTTATGCTGGGAGTCAATATGATCCCCAATGTCATTGTACAGCCGTTTGCCGGTGCAGTTGTAGAGCGGATGGAGAAAAAAAAGGTGATGATTGTGTGCGATAGCTTGCGCGGTATTCTTACGGCTGCGATTGCTGTCTTGTATATGCTTTCTGTTTTACAGCCATGGATGCTGCTGTTGATTACGTTTCTTAATAATACACTGGAATCCTTTCGCAATCCTGCATCCACTGCCTTTACCCCGCTTATTCTGGATCGGGAATATTATGATTTCGGCCTTTCCTTCTCACAGTCATCCTCCCGGATTTGTGAGCTGGTTGGTACTGCTGCCGGCGGTATCCTGATCGCTGCAATCGGACTGCCCGGTGCAATCTTGACAGATGTAGCTTCCTTTTTCATCTCTGCTGCTATTATTTTCTGTATTCACAGTAAGGAAACAGCGCAAACGGAAAAAAGCGATTACCGAAAGAGTCTGCTGCTCATGAGGGAGGGCTTTCAGTATGTAAAGGGCCTGCCACTGCTGCTTGTGATTTGCGGCTGTGCTGCATTGATGAATATGCTGCTGGTTCCATATAATTCCTTTCAGGCACCGTATATCAGCGGTATTTTGCATCAGGGGGCAGATCTGTTATCCGTTTCCTCACTGGCGCTGTCCATCGGCATGGGCATCGGTGCCTTTGTCTATCCGTATCTTCAAAAGCATATCCACAACCGCACGCTTCTTCTGCTTGGCGGTGTTTCTACAGGCTTTTATTATCTGGCTCTGACACAGATTATTCATCTTTCAGGAACGATTCCCATTTA comes from the Erysipelotrichaceae bacterium 66202529 genome and includes:
- a CDS encoding polysaccharide deacetylase family protein — translated: MNVRRIVCPFLCLLLLCGCNRKELDENRNPNQEIGTTVQDIQYKDTYLESIMYPQTDIAKLDKKIKDIVDSYQKRFLTAVKPYKEKRKAEFNITWQSFYKDERYVSIKLMIYQCIYQKQEFVETIVYDTKKQDFIHLYDIFDANRIQELSAKASDYFQKRFPSECDNDRFRSHISAVEENFDRFVLKKDRMVFYFPQGTLFDEAASFECGYDVFKDAMDLKKEAQQTIVPYEDILNEPVKNIDPKKPMIALTFDDGPSKRYTPAILDVLKEYGASATFFVLGSNADNFPDILQRMVLEGNEIGNHTYSHKQLTTLSKENIEEEIIATQESIYDITHRYPDVIRPPYGSKNKTVMECAKGKRIVTWSLDTRDWHDRDAKVVVERVLEQVQDGDIILMHDLYASTAAAVSELVPRLQEKGYQLVTVSDLYTYSKHVRHS
- a CDS encoding esterase translates to MKVEYYKEFSHELNRDMEFKVFGHAGVPCLVFPAQDGRFYDFENFGMIDAAHEYVDAGRIMFFCCDSIDHETWSFEAGNPRERIEQHERYYHYIIDELVPRIQEISVYANGGKDGQGMMTCGCSLGAFHALNFFLRRPDLFNRVLSMSGLYHADYFFHDYHDELTYRNSPSDYLPNTPCDHPYMELYRNSEIVLCCGQGAWEQEMENSMHQMEAIFAEKHIDAWIDYWGYDVSHDWYWWKKQIDYFLQFMV
- a CDS encoding MFS transporter; translated protein: MEQGYRQIFKQKEYMKMTGANFINRLGDSIDMIAFTWLVYELTGSASWSAVMLGVNMIPNVIVQPFAGAVVERMEKKKVMIVCDSLRGILTAAIAVLYMLSVLQPWMLLLITFLNNTLESFRNPASTAFTPLILDREYYDFGLSFSQSSSRICELVGTAAGGILIAAIGLPGAILTDVASFFISAAIIFCIHSKETAQTEKSDYRKSLLLMREGFQYVKGLPLLLVICGCAALMNMLLVPYNSFQAPYISGILHQGADLLSVSSLALSIGMGIGAFVYPYLQKHIHNRTLLLLGGVSTGFYYLALTQIIHLSGTIPIYIAMAIAAFLFGCCIAVLISIISISLMKHVEQAYLARVSAIFNAVATIAMPLTSFAMSAICLYVSIPVIFAAFALFTFLIFTGMIFLKQLREL